A genomic stretch from Arachis stenosperma cultivar V10309 chromosome 3, arast.V10309.gnm1.PFL2, whole genome shotgun sequence includes:
- the LOC130970831 gene encoding E3 ubiquitin-protein ligase ATL4-like, with translation MPLTVVGYVTSATPTKDTHSQHHSSAFLITVTVIAIAVTVFFALYFLLRDLSRYFRRQAHQISVRTSSAVFPSGARSRVSPEIAAPSTVDSLPLFTFSSVTRRSSSVVDGGGGDCAVCLSRFEQRDLLRLLPLCCHAFHAECIDVWLRTNLTCPLCRSAVFSSESDVGKILRSSSSAVGESFRLEIGSISLRGTTSSAAEESRMRTYSVGEFDYLVDEDAEISYSQARRRTDSGEKDDAEPVESSAPSLASEVGSRWSWKDYYDLVSASFTPTASFRSSGRFFTGSSRRNDVVAIGDDEREANRFGEEISEVFRWLSMA, from the coding sequence ATGCCTCTAACCGTTGTTGGATACGTCACTAGTGCCACTCCAACTAAAGACACTCACTCGCAGCATCACAGCAGTGCCTTTCTCATAACGGTAACGGTCATCGCCATTGCGGTTACCGTCTTCTTCGCTCTCTACTTCCTCCTCCGTGATCTCAGCCGTTACTTCCGCCGTCAAGCTCATCAAATTAGCGTACGCACATCATCTGCGGTCTTCCCCTCCGGTGCTCGCAGCCGAGTATCACCAGAGATCGCTGCGCCTTCCACTGTTGACTCCCTCCCGCTGTTTACGTTCTCTTCTGTTACACGCCGCTCTTCCTCCGTCGTAGACGGTGGTGGAGGAGACTGCGCCGTTTGCCTCTCCAGATTCGAGCAACGCGACCTTCTTCGTCTCCTTCCTCTCTGCTGCCACGCGTTCCATGCCGAATGCATTGACGTCTGGCTCCGAACGAATCTCACCTGTCCGCTCTGCCGATCCGCAGTGTTTTCTTCGGAATCCGACGTTGGGAAGATTCTCCGGTCATCGTCATCTGCCGTCGGCGAAAGCTTCCGCCTCGAGATAGGTAGCATCAGTCTCCGTGGAACCACGTCATCCGCCGCCGAAGAATCGCGCATGAGGACATATTCGGTTGGCGAGTTCGATTACCTCGTTGACGAGGACGCTGAGATTTCTTACAGCCAGGCTCGCCGGAGAACCGATTCCGGCGAGAAAGATGATGCTGAGCCGGTGGAATCATCGGCACCGAGCTTGGCCAGCGAGGTAGGCAGCAGATGGAGCTGGAAGGATTATTATGATTTGGTTTCAGCTTCGTTTACGCCAACGGCGTCTTTTCGAAGCTCCGGAAGGTTCTTCACTGGGAGTAGCAGGCGAAACGACGTCGTTGCAATTGGTGATGATGAAAGGGAAGCCAACCGTTTTGGGGAAGAAATCAGCGAAGTCTTTCGATGGCTTTCAATGGCATAA